The genomic stretch CtagtgacacacaaacacacttgccTTGGTGGGGAAGTAGCGGCTAGTTTTGAATTCCTTGAGGAAGAAAGACATGGCAACTGTGGAGAAGAACAGGATGACACACCAGAAGACAACATCGGGGATGTAGGGCCCGTGATGACCACATGCACTGCCCTGGAACTCACCCCTGAGCTCCACACAGCTCTGTAGCACAAAACAACACCAAGCATCCAACCACACCGCTGTAAAACTCTCTTAATTTATAGGGTCATTTTagtcattatattttaaataatatttactgaTTCACTTAAGCTTCTTCTGGTCACGTATAGTACAAGATTTGTTTACAGACTGTCCTGATCcatagaaaaaatatttattgtgaattaattacaattattattatcatcattaattACAAATGAAATCATTTATTGAACATTACATTTTATGCTGTATGAGTTCCACACTGAATCAACATATCAATGAATATTAACACTGGTTATTatcactaggttacagatttaagataccatgaatcactgtttgtttgtttgtttgtttgttttttgaatacacacatacaacaaaatATTTCCAGTATGATTAAGGCAGAGAACATGTGAATGAGTCCCATTTTCTCACCTTGACATCCAGACCTAACCAGTCAATCTCAGAGCTAGTGATGTTTTTTTCCTGCCAGTATTGCAGGGTGTTGTTGCTCGGGTCTTTAGGCTCTGtgcacacacagctgaaaggaATCACTGTCATTTAGACACAAGTCATATAAAGGAGAATCGTGGTGCTAGTAAAAAAAGGACAATAAAGTAGTCTGCGTGTTCgttcatgtctgtctgtctgtctgtctgcgtgtgtctgtctgtctgtctgactgcctgtgtgtatctgtctgcctgtgtgtgtgtgtgtgtgtgtgtgtgtgtgtttgtgtgtctctgtctgtctgtctgcctgtgtgtctgtctgcctgtgtgtgtgtgtctgtctgtctgtctgcctgtgtgtgtgtctgtctgtctgcctgcctgtgtgtgtgtttgtgtgtgtgtctctgtctgtctgtctgcctgtgtgtgtgtgtgtctgtctgtctctgtgtgtatgtctctgtgtgtctgtctctgtgtgtctgtgtgtgtgtctctctgtgtgtctgtctgtgtgtgtgtctctgtgtgtctgtctgtgtgtgtgtgtctgcctgcctgtgtgtgtgtctgtctgtctgtctgcctgcctgcctgcctgcctgcctctgtctgtctgtctgtctgtctgtctgtctgtctgcctgcctgtgtctgtctgcctgcctgtgtgtctgtctgcctgcctgtgtctgtctgtctgcctgcctgtgtgtgtctgcctctgtgtgtgtgtgtgtgtgctcgcttACGAGTACTGGGTGAGCTTGTTGAGATCATTGTGCATGTTGAAAGGATATGTTTCTCCCAGGTGCACTAGTTTCTCCAGAGCTTCGTAGATGAAAATGATGCAAATGAGTGCAGCAAAGGCTTCCTCAGTGAAACGGGTGATGTAGCACACCAGTGAACTGGCATCTGTGGCCACAAGGAGCAGGCAGAAGAAAGCTGTCCAAAGCCCGATACACACACGCAAGGAGAGGTAGGACAGTCCATATTcccttaaaaacacaaacatcactaAGCTTTAGAAATATTAACCCTAAAGATATAAGTCTGTACGGTCCAAAAATATAGGAACATGTGACTGACAGGTGTGACTTGTCCAAATACACTCAAATACATAGATTGTTAATTAATAGGTCACCCTGTGTCATGAGACGCTTGCATGGCATCTTCTGGAACATTCTCATTAATCTTTATTGGTGATGTAACTCATGATTGTTGGAGCAAAATTAATTTggaagtctacagaaacattctgagTTACAGAAAAATGCATCCAATCTAATTGGAAAGACGCATCATGCAGCATCATGACCAAAAACACATTAGcaacaaaggggaaaaaagtgatTTTTGTCTGGTCAAGGCAGTTACCAGACCTTAACCCAATTGAGCAGCCTTAATCCAGTTCACCtcctgaagaagagacagaagaaaCCCTCAACATGCAGGAActagaagaaacaaacaggagctacagtgatccctcatttatcgcggttaatggggaccggaacccctcgcgataagTGAAAATCcacgaagtaggattggccctaagtttgaccttttcactgttGGTCATCATCgttctcttcctcttgggctcactagaggaatctttcgcagaggcacggcgcttaggaggcatcgtaagggcttaacgaaaagttaattacaaacacaatacgcgagacacagttgacagcgttaacgagagtggcgagatacaacaagggaagaagctgggagaggatgccatgatgcgcagccaatcagctcagatctcacgccgggaaccaatcatgtgccttgtctgagtgcccgtgggtatgtacaaagcctatgagagagtttctctctttgtctggcatcctgggaaaccgtttttacttttatttttcgatgaatatttttgaaaaatcagcgatgcaccgaggccgcgaaacttgaaccacgAAACATGAACCActaagtggcgagggattactgtaaaTGAAACTGCAGAACAAGCTTGGATAATCTTCCTAAAAGAAGAATGCAACAGTTTGGTGACATCAGAGGATTGCTGACTTGATACgtaaccaaatattaagtgttatttgCTTTAATATATGTTACAAAAATTGTGCTCAccaaatactactaataataataataataataatatcggGACCCAAAATCAATGATAAGACAGGTCAGCACCTATCATTattcttatattatttattatataataataataattatgcatacagttatgtgaaaaaattaggacgcccctttaaatattcagttctttataAAGTAATGTCAACATGttcatgttttaatttgtacctgtagaTGAAAAAGATGTAattgaatgtaaataataaagaaatcaacTAAATGAATATTTCAACTGAGGAAAAAGTTAGGACACCCTGTGCCCTGATAGCTAATGTTTCcccctttggctgaaataaccACAGTGAGATGATTCTTATAGCCATCTAACAGTTTCTGAATTCTCAGTATTTTACTTTTCAGTGAGCCCTTGGTGGATTTACTGCTTTAGGTCATTGTCAGGTTTCAAGGTCCAGTTCCACTTCAGCTTCAATGTAGACAGCACAGGTTTCCTCCTTCCACACCTCCCATGATAATTCACGTTGGTCAGTCTCTTTCTAATTTtagattcatgcactttgacatcTAAAGAGCTTGCTGTAGATcccatgatgatattttagtgtttttggAGACTACTTTCAAAATCTTGTCATCTACTTTTGGGGCGAATTTGCTTGGATGGCCTGACCTGGTCATGTTGGCAGTTGTTTTCAATATTCTTCACTTGTAAATGATCTTTGGACAGTGGAACGGCTGATTACACATTCGTTTTGAGATCTTTAGATCCTTACCATCTCAACTCAAGTCAAGaaggttttattgtcatttcagttaTATATAGCTgctgcagtacatagtgaaatgagtcaatgtttctccaggaccatggtgctacataaaacaaaacagagctaaggacttatgCAAaggtttaggaacccctgaaaatttccatgattttcatgttttgatcagcaattttattttgatctatcaaaaaGTTATCGCAGAGGTATTAGCTGTCAGTGTCTACTGtaaggaacatagtgaggaaatggaagaccacaggcacagttcttgttaagggcagaagtggcaggccacatgaaatattggagaggcaaaggaTGGTGatattccactcaatatcagcagattcttgagaataacgTTGAGGAATCggtcacaaagttgaagttggttctttcaacaagacaacgacccaaaacactgctcacaATCTACTGGGGCATTtctgcagaggaacaagtacaatgttctgcaGTCGCCATcacagtccccagacctgaatatcattgtacatctgtggggtgatgaGAAGCGGGCTGTCcgtgctcggcaaccatcaaaactaactgaactggagatgttatgtaaggaggaatggtccaaaatacattcatccagacactccttacaggctataggaagcgtctagaggctgttatttctgctaaaggaggctctgctaaatattgatgtgatttttctgttggggtgcccaaatttatacGCCcatctaatttcgttttgacgcatattgcacattttctgttaatacaataaacctcatttcacgactgaaatattactactgaaatattactagtgtccttcagttatttgatagatgtAATTGCtgacacccaaatatttataaataaaaatcatggaaatggtcaggggtgcctaaacttttgcatacaactgtatgtatgtgtgtgtgtgtatgtatgtatgtatgtatgtatgtatgtatgtatgtatatgtagggcatgtggtagcctagtggttaaggtgttgggctactaaacggaaggttgtgagttcaatccttgttccaccaagctgccactgttggagcccctgagcaaggctcttaaccctcaattgctcagttgtataaaaaaagaagagataatgttagtcactctggataagagcatctgccaaaatgctggaaatgtccAAGTCGGTATGGGCCAGATGAAGGgtcgtggcaatggcatcgggATCCAGTGAAGGTGGAAACTGAGATCCATTGAGGCAGGAAACTAAAGACTTCTTTGGCAAGGGGGatgatggtggttgtcttgaggcatgtaggaacaacagccttgctcagggaaatgttgataTCAGTGAAAACATCCACTAGCcgttctgcacattccctgatcACCcagccaggaatgttgtctggtccaacGGACTTcagtgggttaactctgcatagattTCTCCTCACCTCGggtttctttggttttattcGGTTAGTTACAAAAAATGgcactttgctacaatgtaaagtagtgattgtacagcttgtataacagtgtaaatgtaCTGTCCCCTGAAAATAACCCCACACAGCATTAATGTCTAAAACTCTGGCCacaaagtgagtacacccctacctgaaaatgtccaaattgggcccaaagtgtcaatattttgtgtggccaccattattttccagcactgccttgaccctcttgggcatggagtttaCCAGAGTGTCACAGTTTGCCACTGGAGTCATCTGTCACTCCTTCATGATGACATCacggagctggtggatgttcaagaccttgcgctcctccaccttctgtttGAGGATGCCCCAGAGATGCTCAATaaggtttaggtctggagacatgcttggtcagtccatcacctttacccacagcttctttagcaaggcagtggttgtcttagaggtgtgtttggggtcgttatcatgttggaatacagCCCTGCGGCCCAGTCTCCAAAGGtaggggatcatgctctgcttcagtatgttgcagtacatgttggcatttaTGGATCCCTCAATAAACTGTAGCTGCCCAGTgccagcagcactcatgcagaACCAaaccatgacactcccaccaccatgcttgactgtaaccaagacacacttgtctttgtactccgCACCTGGTTACAGCCACACAGGCTTGACACCatcaatgctggcagcattcatacgtcAACGTCATACGTTTCCCAAACACCACCTCTGGATATGACGCTCACCACGTGCACTCAACTTCTTTGGTCGTCCATggcgaggcctgttctgaggcctgttctgttctgttctgtattTGTCCTGTTAAACCACTGTATGGTCTTGGACACCGTCCTGCatctcagtttcagggtcttggccATCTTCGACAGCCTGcacatctttatgtagagcaacaattctttttttcagatcctcagagttTTTTTTCCCATGAGGTGCCAAGTTGAGCTCCCAGttaccagtatgagagagtgagagcgataacaccaaatttaacacacctgctccccattcacacatgagaccttgtaacactaatgaGTCACACGACACCGAGGATTAATGACACAATGGCCAATTGGGTCCAatatggacattttcacttatgaagacactctctcactcactcactcactcactcattttctaccgctttatctgaactacctcgggtcacggggagcctgtgcctatctcaggcgtcatcgggcatcaaggcaggatacaccctggacggagtgccaacccatcgcagggcacacacacttatgaAGACACTCacttatataattaatttattaaacttggaccaaaacaaaatgcacttggACAGTGGCAGAGAAAATacatgacaaaattaatttaatgtttcCTTTTGAACAACACCACCCAATTAGGGCTTGAAAATGTTTCTATCCTAATACTGGTATTTAAAATTGATGTTCCTTTCCTCAGAATGACAATATGAACCATAACAAATGATCCATGCAAAGGTTTGCTTAGAAATAGTGgggtatataaatgtattaaatgtattacttttaTGTCTCATATACTAGTCAACGATTAACTAGATCCTGACCTCACATTAACAAAACTATTTGTAGTTAAAGATAAACTACAACTGTGCAAAAGATTtcataaatggaaaataaacaattacatttaaaaaattgtttattccTTTGCAAATTTTGAGAATGTTGCCTTATTACAAAACCAAAATTTTCTGATTCCTAAAGCCGGGTATTAAACATAAGCATTACTCACTTGCAGAATTTGAAGAGGATCTTCTCAAACACCAAAACAGGACCAGTGCTGCCCAGTATAGTGAGAGGCTGCCCAGCAAACAGAGAGTATGCTATTCCAGTCATAGAGGCACCGAACAAAGACTCAATAGCACTCTGAAAGACACAAACAGATCATTAATGTGAATTACATTTTGTCTATAGGCATGGGTGCTAATAAAGCAAATGAAGATTGTGTTTTTACTATTCGACCCTCCGTGGCCTCTCCCAACAGGCCCCCAAAAGTGATGACAGGAGACATGCAGGCACAGTAGAGGAACAGGAAGGAGGCTAGACACTGTAGGCTGATGGCATCAGTGTAGTCAGACAGGTAGTGATGAGATTTGCGTTTTACATCAAGGACAAATCCTCCAAAAATCCTGAAGAACCAGATAGAACCTATATATATCAGCAATTCCTTCCACAGTGAAAAATGATATACATCATTGCATGTATTATAGTAActctaacattaacactaaattgattattcattcaatacttcatttatatttgtttattcagaaTTAATGTCTCAGAAAAATACTTAAGGTCTGATATAGACTAAAGAACAGGCAGCAGCTAAATGCCACCCTGGTAGAAACAAAACAGCATTAGCCCCAGAACATAAAGCAACTTAGATTCCTAGGTAGATgacattttatctattttactattttatctggcaatgatttataatctataATTGTCAGTTGTTACAGAAGATCCATTAATTTACTTCTGATAACTAAGatgtggggcagtggtggcttcaacaactggttaaggctccgGGTTGTTgttcggaggatcggggttcaaggcccagcacagccaaactgccactgctgggcccttgagcaaggtcctcaaccctccctgctccaggggcgctgtatcatagctgcccctgcactctgaccccaacctcgtcagttggggtatgtgaagaaaagaattccactgtgctgtaatgtatatgtggcgataataaaggcttctatgcttCTATGTCATTCTAATAAAGATTTGGTGCCCTGCTTGTTCAGTCCTGCTTTTCAGTTCAATCCACAAATCTTCTGTGGGAGCCTCCTGTGATGGCCACTCCAATATTTTGTTGTCTTAAAGCTATTTTCTTACTTTGCTTAGGCATGCTTTGGATCAACGTCCTGCTGGAAGACCCAATCCTGGCACATATTTCAAGGTGATGATTGAAAGTCTCTAGTTCTTAATCTTTCCTGAAGTGCTTCACAGACTATGTTCTCCGAATTATTTCATTCGTATTGCATATCATTTTAGCTGAACAGTTGGAGTTGTTTTATCTTACCAGAGAATTCTCATCTAGAATGCTGGTAAACCACCTCAAAACCCATCCACCCCAcaataacatgcacacacacacacttactttcctGTGCGCTGTAATTCAGGTCCTCCATGCCCTCCATgttcctctgtctctcccagATCAGTTACTCCATTAGGTAGGGGAGgaattttccttttctcctaGATAAGAGAAATAGAGCAGGAACAACAATTTTATGAACCTCGATCACTATTCATTCACAGTGAAACCATAAGTGGAATCAGAATTCAGAATTTCACTGCATACTTTGAGTTgtgcatagttttttttttaggtactTTCAGATGTAGGACAAAAACTAGAAATTATAGACGGACAATAATCCATGCAAATTGTAACTAATGACTAAGTTTATGAGCTTTAAATTGTTCTATCTTAAATCTACTCCCTATTGGTATTACATGATTGTGACTTTTGTGTACTATCTACTTGACTCAGATATATTTTTCTGCCCAGCAGAGGTTTTAAACTGATGATAATCTTAGTCCCTAACTCACTGAACCAGTATCAGGATGTGTACATTAATACAGACTTCAGAGCAtttctgtaacacactctgccaaatgccatacagtaaatgtaaacataaatgtaactagatttgtaaagtttgtcgcgacaaactttgatgttggctttggcaaagtattcgcaaaggctggtgctttttggaggcgaacGGACAAaagggttagtgttacttttggaggcaaatggacagaaagctagggtgccaaaacatttagaggtaattggagacgagcatgtgacatcatccgaatactcttgagtaagttccccacattgggctgagtgttttgatatgtcacatgtccatgttgtgctaattaatttttttcacgtgacgtcacatgatgtgaccagaatacaggtgaggcagttctcctcattgtgctgactgttttgatataACATATGCCCATGTTttgcgatttttttttccacatgacatcacgtgagatcatgtgacatcatcagaatacccttgaggaagttcccctcattgttctgagtgttttgatatgtcacatgtccatgttgtaaaaagttttttgattttgcatattttgtgggcggggctgcggcacaaccgaaaggccagtcgatacaccaatttaaacctttgttcagagtatcaccctaaaggagctggccatctttggtgtagatagttcgaaagcttgcagAGTTGTAAACCTCcgaaatttataatgggagtctatggggaaaaaaggccactttgagactcggtatatatatatatatataatatatatattatatatattatatatatatatagatatatatatatatataatactaccATTATTCAGTCAGTTCACAGACGGGGCGGGGAGGcagcgctggggaatgaatagaccccccATTACAGCTCAGAATCAGGACCGAAATTGTGCGAATTTTTTACGTGAAGAATTTAATCGGCACTGGCGACAGGTTCTAGCTGGAGGAGTCGGggacggaggagggtgttggatcgcagcagcggtgATGCGTAGGTGCGCTCAaaggcgaggatttaaaggagggaaattacggaagtcgtgctggattggtgcgccttgtggacagctgattagcagctgatgcagcttactgcgtggcctgcctgaactaacacAATGCTTTATTCATATTCCATGTTCATTACTGAAATTATGCCATATAGAAATCTCATGTCACAACAGttactttttgtattattgaacttttaaacttttaagtCAGTTTGCCCCAAAAGACCTACATTTTCTATAAAATGATGTGTAGACCGTACCTTTGCGAATGTTTTATGTGTTACCTGAGAGGGCACATTCTTGGGTGGCTCTATTCTGATAGTGGGGTCCCACTCTCCTGGAGGTAGCACTGTCACCTGGTCCAGAAACTCATCAATTCCAGCAACCAAATCACTACGGTCCTTCGCTTTATATGCCACATCATGGAACACCTTGAAAAGACATGGAACAATTAATGCAAAGGCAAATGAGGAAGATGGTGAAATGTTGGGAAATGGCACTCACCTCATCCGTCATTAACGTGGCAATGGACCGTCCAATCTCGTGGTACTGAGGCCCTTTGCCCATCGGCCCCAGCAgtataaacagaaatctgaagATAACCACAAATATGCAGTAGAAACAacaaagaggaataaaatatacagcagTTTGAATGAGATTATAGCAATAGTCCCCAAATATTTTAGGTCAATTAATTTCTAAAGGTTCAAGAcaagaaatatatacagtattcttAGAACGaaggtgtccaatcttatctgcaggttttcattctaTTCAAGGAAAAGACACACCTATTTCCAAATACAgtaattaatcagtttatcagatcatggctttcagtagactcaggtgtggctcctgtttgattggaataaaaacctgcacccaaAATGGCTCTTTCCAAATAGGATTGGACACCTCTGGTATAGAGTGTGACTTCTCCCATTTCTTCATATTTGTGTTCGTATGAGTTTTCATGTTCTTCCTGGTCCACACCTAGTTGTAATTGGAACTTCAGCCAGGCCATTGAGCAGCACAGCTGGAGAAAGACGCACAAACGCTACCACTGGCTTCTCCAGGAACTCCAGTTCTCCAACCAGGATGTTTGATGCCTCTGCTCCAGGTGGGATCTTCTTCATAAAATGGAGATCTATCTGCAAAATGCAAACAAGATGCAGTTACATATATCGCTGACAAGTTCCTGTTTTCACTTGGGTTATGTTTCCACACAGTCTCGGGTTTCATATGACATTCCTCTTGAGAATCGGTGTGGGTGTAGAAAGGGCTTTTACCTTACTGAAGTCTACTGCACTGTTTTCTCGACTGCCATCGCCTCGGCCTTCTGTGCAGCATGGCTGTGAATGAGGAGACACCATCTGACCTGAGAACAGCAAAGAACACTGCTCATTCAAATGATCCCAAAAAATCACACCAAATACCTGGTGAACCATAATTAGAAATAAGAATCAAGATTGAGACATCAAATGTGAGGAACAAATCAGTTTCTGaaggattgtaaaaaaaaaaacatcatcatcaaaacaaaatgctgTACAATCTACACAACATTAGGAagatggttttaatgttatggatgATTGGTGTATACAGATGAACAATTTGGTCTGAAGCTGCTTAAATTATATCCATTAAATAATAGCACTTTActtacacagctacacagatgtaattcactcactcactctcactcactcattttctatttaGCTGTGCCACGGAATCCTTGTCTTTTGTTGTCTttggttttgtctgtgtttgtttttttttggctatcctgcatttgggtctgtttttatcactGCACTCTGACACTCTtgtagaaatgtataaaatttaatgcAGATTGTAAATAAGGTTGGCAGTCACGGAGTACTTAACTAGCCAAATCTGTGGTAGCTTGGCAGTCCTGGGGCATGTCGGGGGTCAGAGCGCATCTGTGGGAGTTGTAAATCAGGACTAATTCAAACAGTAGGATTCTATTCCATTCCCTGTATAGTCTATGTGTATGTCTAGGCAGCACTTTGAGATGGTAATCCATGCCTGGCTGGAGTATTGAAATGCACTTTATGTTGGTGTAAACCAGTCTCATTGTCTCTCTTATCTCCAGCTGGTTCAAAATGCTGCaactggagaaaggaaaaattACCACATTACATCAATCTTTGCCTTACTccatcttttatttgttttacagtCCTGCCCAAGCCATCACTGCAACTGGCCTTAGGCTATGGAACAACCTGCCTCCTCCGCACATTAGACAGTCGCCAACAGTCTCCATGTTTAAAACCAAACTTGAaactcatttttatttcctgGCTTTTGTATAGGCACGAATTATTTCTATAGATTGTTCTATTCCATTTTGTTTCTGCAGTGTCTAATCTCTTATTCCTGCTTATGTCCTATagcttttgttcatttattgtatttgttgttgatttattatatttttctgttttgagTACAgtgggcatggtggcttagtggttagcatgtttgcctcacacctccagggttgggtgttcgattcccgcctccgccttgtgtgtgtggagtttgcatgttctccccgtgcctctggggtttcctccgggtactccggtttcctcccccggtccaaagacatgcatggtaggttgattggcatctctggaaaattgtccgtagtgtgtgtgtgtgtgtgtgtgtgtgtgtgtgtgtgtgagagagagagagtgtgaatgagagtgtgcgtgtgtgccctgtgatgtgttggcactccgtccagggtgtatcctgcctcgatgcccaatgatgcctgagataggcacaggctccccgtgacccgagaagttcggataagcggtagaaaatgaatgaatgaataagtatTTGACTACATATTTATTatcttaattttattgtttacagctgtggctgtttttaaagtgctttataaataaaatattattattaatatcagtTGTATCAATGTAGTACTATTGACAAAAATTGTCAGTTCTTGTAGCAGActcactgatcatgtacactCTCTTTTCTATAGCAAAATAAACACCTTCTGAATTTAGTTGACTTAAGCTGAGGACTAGTACCGTTTTTATCCATAGAGTGTGGCTCAGACTGCTTCTTTCCAATGTCAGCGAACGAGCGGACAATGGGGATGCGGTTGGCCAGTTTCTTCTGGTTTTGATGGTGGTGCTGTTTAAGAAGAGCAGTGCGGATTTTCCTACGCACCTCCTCTCCGATTGTGACCGATATCTCGTGCTGGTCGAGAACCATGTCTGTCCATTCAGAAGAGACAAAAGCAAGCTGAATAAAACAGTAATAtcattgtgtttttctttttccattggAAGAAGTCTTGTAACGGTTTACAACACCTGATATCTCTTCCAGCGAGTTAGCTCTCATGTCCAGCATGACGATACCATTGAGGATGCAGCTACGCAGCTCAAACAGGCTGTGCAGAGACAGTGTGGCTACATAGGGTTTACTCCATCTCTCCCCTCCGTCCTCCACATCCTCCTCAAATTTCAGCCACCTACATAGACCAACATAACACGATAAAATGAAGGAAATGgattaaaacaaacatatagCAGACAAAATGAATGTACACAAGGACAGGTGTTGGTGCTAGTGAGAGATGTGGCCAGGTCATGTGATGTGCAGGGATGATGGGGTAATGTAGTTTAGAAATAATTGGCATAACCCTGACACACAGTATTAGATGCCctgatttttaaattttatattcacaagttgttttttattcgtgttgtt from Tachysurus fulvidraco isolate hzauxx_2018 chromosome 2, HZAU_PFXX_2.0, whole genome shotgun sequence encodes the following:
- the slc4a10a gene encoding sodium-driven chloride bicarbonate exchanger isoform X2 is translated as MDVKDQGAQMEPLLPPVQSPVSSEGRNDEEAVLDRGGTRSMLNTNFEKEELEGHRTLYIGVHVPLGRRSHRRHRHHGHRHRKRSRERDSGTDDGRESPSYNTPSQRVQFLLGMEDEDEEHIPHALFTELDEICLREGEDAEWKETARWLKFEEDVEDGGERWSKPYVATLSLHSLFELRSCILNGIVMLDMRANSLEEISDMVLDQHEISVTIGEEVRRKIRTALLKQHHHQNQKKLANRIPIVRSFADIGKKQSEPHSMDKNGQMVSPHSQPCCTEGRGDGSRENSAVDFSKIDLHFMKKIPPGAEASNILVGELEFLEKPVVAFVRLSPAVLLNGLAEVPITTRFLFILLGPMGKGPQYHEIGRSIATLMTDEVFHDVAYKAKDRSDLVAGIDEFLDQVTVLPPGEWDPTIRIEPPKNVPSQEKRKIPPLPNGVTDLGETEEHGGHGGPELQRTGKIFGGFVLDVKRKSHHYLSDYTDAISLQCLASFLFLYCACMSPVITFGGLLGEATEGRISAIESLFGASMTGIAYSLFAGQPLTILGSTGPVLVFEKILFKFCKEYGLSYLSLRVCIGLWTAFFCLLLVATDASSLVCYITRFTEEAFAALICIIFIYEALEKLVHLGETYPFNMHNDLNKLTQYSCVCTEPKDPSNNTLQYWQEKNITSSEIDWLGLDVKSCVELRGEFQGSACGHHGPYIPDVVFWCVILFFSTVAMSFFLKEFKTSRYFPTKVRAIISDFAVFITIVTMVGIDFALGVPSPKLQVPNEFKPTRDDRGWIISPLGPNPWWTILIAFIPALLCTILIFMDQQITAVIINRKEHKLKKSCGYHLDLFVVGVMLGVCSVMGLPWFVAATVLSITHVNSLKLESECSAPGEQPKFLGIREQRFTGLMIFVLMGCSVFMTSVLKFIPMPVLYGVFLYMGASSLRGIQFFDRLKLFGMPTKHQPDFIYLRHVPLRKVHLFTIIQLSCLVLLWVIKTSRAAIVFPMMVLALVFIRKLLDFMFTKKDLSWLDDLMPESKKKKLEDAQKEENQSVMVEDEGIVQMPLEGHYKDDPSTVNISDEMTKTSFGNIWKSLSTDDSKNDKSAKSSLSLPPSC
- the slc4a10a gene encoding sodium-driven chloride bicarbonate exchanger isoform X1, whose product is MDVKDQGAQMEPLLPPVQSPVSSEGRNDEEAVLDRGGTRSMLNTNFEKEELEGHRTLYIGVHVPLGRRSHRRHRHHGHRHRKRSRERDSGTDDGRESPSYTDTPSQRVQFLLGMEDEDEEHIPHALFTELDEICLREGEDAEWKETARWLKFEEDVEDGGERWSKPYVATLSLHSLFELRSCILNGIVMLDMRANSLEEISDMVLDQHEISVTIGEEVRRKIRTALLKQHHHQNQKKLANRIPIVRSFADIGKKQSEPHSMDKNGQMVSPHSQPCCTEGRGDGSRENSAVDFSKIDLHFMKKIPPGAEASNILVGELEFLEKPVVAFVRLSPAVLLNGLAEVPITTRFLFILLGPMGKGPQYHEIGRSIATLMTDEVFHDVAYKAKDRSDLVAGIDEFLDQVTVLPPGEWDPTIRIEPPKNVPSQEKRKIPPLPNGVTDLGETEEHGGHGGPELQRTGKIFGGFVLDVKRKSHHYLSDYTDAISLQCLASFLFLYCACMSPVITFGGLLGEATEGRISAIESLFGASMTGIAYSLFAGQPLTILGSTGPVLVFEKILFKFCKEYGLSYLSLRVCIGLWTAFFCLLLVATDASSLVCYITRFTEEAFAALICIIFIYEALEKLVHLGETYPFNMHNDLNKLTQYSCVCTEPKDPSNNTLQYWQEKNITSSEIDWLGLDVKSCVELRGEFQGSACGHHGPYIPDVVFWCVILFFSTVAMSFFLKEFKTSRYFPTKVRAIISDFAVFITIVTMVGIDFALGVPSPKLQVPNEFKPTRDDRGWIISPLGPNPWWTILIAFIPALLCTILIFMDQQITAVIINRKEHKLKKSCGYHLDLFVVGVMLGVCSVMGLPWFVAATVLSITHVNSLKLESECSAPGEQPKFLGIREQRFTGLMIFVLMGCSVFMTSVLKFIPMPVLYGVFLYMGASSLRGIQFFDRLKLFGMPTKHQPDFIYLRHVPLRKVHLFTIIQLSCLVLLWVIKTSRAAIVFPMMVLALVFIRKLLDFMFTKKDLSWLDDLMPESKKKKLEDAQKEENQSVMVEDEGIVQMPLEGHYKDDPSTVNISDEMTKTSFGNIWKSLSTDDSKNDKSAKSSLSLPPSC